In Mangifera indica cultivar Alphonso chromosome 1, CATAS_Mindica_2.1, whole genome shotgun sequence, a single genomic region encodes these proteins:
- the LOC123227285 gene encoding uncharacterized protein LOC123227285 isoform X1: MGGLLHFFNFNQSGMARKILAHKKHADGLEAPRNSLELHVENSNAYPAGRDVPYSYPLEEDRSEKSSYPTEASMKKLINEEISKQSNPRRSAPSIVARLMGMDVLQVDTKTVEKKNEHAGSKVSKKNGRSSIDHFSFKTDSSRHTKLDSIYHSEDRDADRWSNGENFGRPGPREHPLEEELQKFKEEFVAWQAARFRECSKIADFVSMPRQWPAQENLNGEKMAIYANSQANASEKLVESKSRTLKLSSHDRDGLQHHKHKVESFPIEQKESTPLRRRSKSVDFEQSSMLNYELDTVPSKIVLLKPGPDMIYDHNEPWTSSMGTLEERSSIEDFLKEVKDRLKCELQGKTLRKGSVVRGSGIETPFSEKPSKPKQIVQHTAKHAREKATRDLGMNLLSSESTRSCISEIQFNGPGSPEFINRDTRRFLSERLRNVQREMLSEVPQVVRGRSRSSLLDYRRVGLRQSGDTSKAKNEWNSWEIERNEQEMQTSSFRHGDDNGVLNRELSPRNLIRSLSAPVSGTSFGQLLLEDRHILTGAQIRRKHEAIDNDLVDVRQRKKDRFNFREKVSNFRHIFPLRRMLFGRKIQSMTEFHGTEYNPAKDILSGPTVIMNFSERHVRENSTEVPPSPASVCSSSQEEFWRPVDYLSPISTPDVTLGEEISMTQVFRQINSTLNELRRQLNQLDNRPEDIDVEQDQTESEIIDLDDRAEAYIRDLLVASGFYDGSSDKSLFTWDPLAQPISNSVFEKVEESQRKLAGENEILLKDLIEEKGDRKMLLDLLNEALSKLLGPPVTKSKFRRRIINYSLLPPPCGRKLLESVWEIIRICLYPPTDRSYFSLHSLVADDLGSTLWSGLMDEEISALGREVECHIIGDLVEEIFKDMQL; the protein is encoded by the exons GCTTGGAGGCTCCTCGAAATAGCTTGGAACTGCATGTAGAGAATTCTAACGCATATCCTGCAGGAAGAGATGTGCCA TATTCCTACCCATTGGAAGAAGACCGGTCTGAAAAGAGCTCTTATCCAACCGAGGCTTcaatgaagaaattaattaatgaggaAATATCTAAACAATCTAACCCCAGACGAAGTGCCCCTAGCATTGTGGCTAGACTGATGGGGATGGATGTACTTCAAGTAGATACAAAAACAGTCGAAAAGAAGAATGAGCATGCAGGGAGCAAGGTTTCCAAAAAGAATGGAAGGAGCTCAATTGATCATTTCTCTTTTAAAACAGATTCTTCCAGGCATACGAAACTTGACTCCATTTACCATAGTGAAGACAGAGATGCTGATAGATGGAGCAACGGTGAGAATTTTGGAAGGCCAGGACCTCGTGAACATCCACTTGAGGAGGAACTACAGAAGTTCAAGGAAGAATTTGTGGCATGGCAGGCAGCCAGGTTTAGGGAATGTTCAAAGATTGCTGATTTTGTCAGCATGCCAAGACAGTGGCCCGCACAAGAGAACCTTAACGGGGAAAAGATGGCGATTTATGCCAATTCTCAGGCAAATGCAAGTGAGAAGCTTGTAGAATCTAAGAGTCGaacattaaaattatcatcacATGACAGGGATGGTTTACAACATCACAAGCATAAAGTGGAATCCTTCCCAATAGAGCAAAAGGAATCTACTCCtttaagaagaagaagcaaaagtGTAGACTTTGAGCAATCCTCCATGTTAAATTATGAACTGGACACTGTGCCTTCAAAGATAGTACTCTTGAAGCCTGGCCCTGATATGATTTATGACCATAATGAGCCCTGGACTAGTTCCATGGGAACTTTAGAGGAGAGAAGTAGTATAGAAGATTTTCTTAAGGAGGTGAAGGATCGACTAAAATGTGAACTACAGGGTAAAACTCTTAGAAAAGGTTCAGTGGTTAGAGGAAGTGGAATTGAAACCCCTTTCAGTGAAAAGCCATCAAAGCCAAAACAGATTGTCCAGCATACAGCAAAGCATGCCCGAGAGAAGGCTACTAGAGACCTTGGAATGAATCTGCTAAGTTCAGAATCAACAAGATCATGTATAAGTGAAATTCAGTTCAATGGTCCAGGTTCCCCAGAGTTTATCAACAGAGATACCAGGAGATTCCTCTCAGAGAGGCTAAGGAACGTTCAGAGAGAAATGCTTTCAGAGGTTCCCCAAGTTGTTAGAGGCAGATCAAGATCTTCCTTGTTAGATTATAGAAGGGTTGGGCTAAGGCAATCAGGAGACACCTCAAAGGCTAAAAATGAGTGGAATAGTTGGGAAATTGAGAGAAATGAGCAAGAAATGCAAACTAGTTCATTCAGACATGGAGATGACAATGGAGTGCTCAACAGAGAATTGTCTCCTAGAAATCTCATTAGGTCTTTGTCGGCCCCTGTATCGGGAACATCCTTTGGGCAGCTTCTTCTAGAGGACCGTCATATTTTAACTGGTGCCCAAATCAGGAGAAAGCATGAAGCCATTGACAATGATTTAGTGGATGTGAGGCAAAGGAAGAAAGATCGGTTTAATTTCAGAGAAAAAGTTTCCAATTTCAGACACATTTTCCCTCTTAGACGAATGCTGTTTGGCCGGAAGATTCAGTCAATGACAGAATTTCATGGCACTGAATACAATCCTGCAAAAGATATCCTGAGTGGACCAACTGTGATTATGAACTTCAGTGAGAGGCATGTAAGA GAAAACTCCACTGAGGTGCCTCCTAGCCCTGCATCTGTCTGCAGTAGCTCTCAAGAAGAGTTTTGGAGGCCAGTTGATTATCTCAGTCCAATATCAACACCAGATGTGACTCTGGGAGAAGAAATTTCTATGACACAAGTTTTTAGACAGATCAATTCTACTCTGAATG AGCTGCGCAGGCAACTGAATCAACTTGACAACAGACCAGAGGACATAGACGTTGAACAGGATCAAACTGAGTCTGAGATAATTGATTTAGATGATCGGGCAGAAGCCTACATAAGAGATCTGCTTGTTGCATCTGGTTTTTATGATGGCTCATCTGATAAATCTTTATTTACGTGGGATCCGCTTGCACAGCCTATCAGTAATTCAGTTTTCGAAAAGGTGGAAGAATCTCAAAGAAAATTAGcaggagaaaatgaaattctGCTAAAGGATCTTATTGAGGAGAAGGGTGACCGCAAAATGTTACTTGACTTATTGAATGAAGCACTTTCAAAATTACTAGGACCACCCGTGACCAAGTCCAAATTCAGGAGAAGGATTATCAATTATTCGTTGTTGCCACCTCCATGCGGGAGGAAATTGTTGGAATCTGTGTGGGAAATTATTCGTATATGTTTATACCCTCCAACTGACAGATCTTATTTTTCACTTCATAGCCTGGTGGCAGATGATTTAGGATCCACCCTATGGTCTGGCTTGATGGATGAAGAAATTAGTGCTTTGGGAAGAGAGGTGGAATGTCACATTATTGGAGATCTAGTTGAAGAGATTTTCAAGGATATGCAGTTATAA
- the LOC123227285 gene encoding uncharacterized protein LOC123227285 isoform X2 → MGGLLHFFNFNQSGMARKILAHKKHADGLEAPRNSLELHVENSNAYPAGRDVPYSYPLEEDRSEKSSYPTEASMKKLINEEISKQSNPRRSAPSIVARLMGMDVLQVDTKTVEKKNEHAGSKVSKKNGRSSIDHFSFKTDSSRHTKLDSIYHSEDRDADRWSNGENFGRPGPREHPLEEELQKFKEEFVAWQAARFRECSKIADFVSMPRQWPAQENLNGEKMAIYANSQANASEKLVESKSRTLKLSSHDRDGLQHHKHKVESFPIEQKESTPLRRRSKSVDFEQSSMLNYELDTVPSKIVLLKPGPDMIYDHNEPWTSSMGTLEERSSIEDFLKEVKDRLKCELQGKTLRKGSVVRGSGIETPFSEKPSKPKQIVQHTAKHAREKATRDLGMNLLSSESTRSCISEIQFNGPGSPEFINRDTRRFLSERLRNVQREMLSEVPQVVRGRSRSSLLDYRRVGLRQSGDTSKAKNEWNSWEIERNEQEMQTSSFRHGDDNGVLNRELSPRNLIRSLSAPVSGTSFGQLLLEDRHILTGAQIRRKHEAIDNDLVDVRQRKKDRFNFREKVSNFRHIFPLRRMLFGRKIQSMTEFHGTEYNPAKDILSGPTVIMNFSERHENSTEVPPSPASVCSSSQEEFWRPVDYLSPISTPDVTLGEEISMTQVFRQINSTLNELRRQLNQLDNRPEDIDVEQDQTESEIIDLDDRAEAYIRDLLVASGFYDGSSDKSLFTWDPLAQPISNSVFEKVEESQRKLAGENEILLKDLIEEKGDRKMLLDLLNEALSKLLGPPVTKSKFRRRIINYSLLPPPCGRKLLESVWEIIRICLYPPTDRSYFSLHSLVADDLGSTLWSGLMDEEISALGREVECHIIGDLVEEIFKDMQL, encoded by the exons GCTTGGAGGCTCCTCGAAATAGCTTGGAACTGCATGTAGAGAATTCTAACGCATATCCTGCAGGAAGAGATGTGCCA TATTCCTACCCATTGGAAGAAGACCGGTCTGAAAAGAGCTCTTATCCAACCGAGGCTTcaatgaagaaattaattaatgaggaAATATCTAAACAATCTAACCCCAGACGAAGTGCCCCTAGCATTGTGGCTAGACTGATGGGGATGGATGTACTTCAAGTAGATACAAAAACAGTCGAAAAGAAGAATGAGCATGCAGGGAGCAAGGTTTCCAAAAAGAATGGAAGGAGCTCAATTGATCATTTCTCTTTTAAAACAGATTCTTCCAGGCATACGAAACTTGACTCCATTTACCATAGTGAAGACAGAGATGCTGATAGATGGAGCAACGGTGAGAATTTTGGAAGGCCAGGACCTCGTGAACATCCACTTGAGGAGGAACTACAGAAGTTCAAGGAAGAATTTGTGGCATGGCAGGCAGCCAGGTTTAGGGAATGTTCAAAGATTGCTGATTTTGTCAGCATGCCAAGACAGTGGCCCGCACAAGAGAACCTTAACGGGGAAAAGATGGCGATTTATGCCAATTCTCAGGCAAATGCAAGTGAGAAGCTTGTAGAATCTAAGAGTCGaacattaaaattatcatcacATGACAGGGATGGTTTACAACATCACAAGCATAAAGTGGAATCCTTCCCAATAGAGCAAAAGGAATCTACTCCtttaagaagaagaagcaaaagtGTAGACTTTGAGCAATCCTCCATGTTAAATTATGAACTGGACACTGTGCCTTCAAAGATAGTACTCTTGAAGCCTGGCCCTGATATGATTTATGACCATAATGAGCCCTGGACTAGTTCCATGGGAACTTTAGAGGAGAGAAGTAGTATAGAAGATTTTCTTAAGGAGGTGAAGGATCGACTAAAATGTGAACTACAGGGTAAAACTCTTAGAAAAGGTTCAGTGGTTAGAGGAAGTGGAATTGAAACCCCTTTCAGTGAAAAGCCATCAAAGCCAAAACAGATTGTCCAGCATACAGCAAAGCATGCCCGAGAGAAGGCTACTAGAGACCTTGGAATGAATCTGCTAAGTTCAGAATCAACAAGATCATGTATAAGTGAAATTCAGTTCAATGGTCCAGGTTCCCCAGAGTTTATCAACAGAGATACCAGGAGATTCCTCTCAGAGAGGCTAAGGAACGTTCAGAGAGAAATGCTTTCAGAGGTTCCCCAAGTTGTTAGAGGCAGATCAAGATCTTCCTTGTTAGATTATAGAAGGGTTGGGCTAAGGCAATCAGGAGACACCTCAAAGGCTAAAAATGAGTGGAATAGTTGGGAAATTGAGAGAAATGAGCAAGAAATGCAAACTAGTTCATTCAGACATGGAGATGACAATGGAGTGCTCAACAGAGAATTGTCTCCTAGAAATCTCATTAGGTCTTTGTCGGCCCCTGTATCGGGAACATCCTTTGGGCAGCTTCTTCTAGAGGACCGTCATATTTTAACTGGTGCCCAAATCAGGAGAAAGCATGAAGCCATTGACAATGATTTAGTGGATGTGAGGCAAAGGAAGAAAGATCGGTTTAATTTCAGAGAAAAAGTTTCCAATTTCAGACACATTTTCCCTCTTAGACGAATGCTGTTTGGCCGGAAGATTCAGTCAATGACAGAATTTCATGGCACTGAATACAATCCTGCAAAAGATATCCTGAGTGGACCAACTGTGATTATGAACTTCAGTGAGAGGCAT GAAAACTCCACTGAGGTGCCTCCTAGCCCTGCATCTGTCTGCAGTAGCTCTCAAGAAGAGTTTTGGAGGCCAGTTGATTATCTCAGTCCAATATCAACACCAGATGTGACTCTGGGAGAAGAAATTTCTATGACACAAGTTTTTAGACAGATCAATTCTACTCTGAATG AGCTGCGCAGGCAACTGAATCAACTTGACAACAGACCAGAGGACATAGACGTTGAACAGGATCAAACTGAGTCTGAGATAATTGATTTAGATGATCGGGCAGAAGCCTACATAAGAGATCTGCTTGTTGCATCTGGTTTTTATGATGGCTCATCTGATAAATCTTTATTTACGTGGGATCCGCTTGCACAGCCTATCAGTAATTCAGTTTTCGAAAAGGTGGAAGAATCTCAAAGAAAATTAGcaggagaaaatgaaattctGCTAAAGGATCTTATTGAGGAGAAGGGTGACCGCAAAATGTTACTTGACTTATTGAATGAAGCACTTTCAAAATTACTAGGACCACCCGTGACCAAGTCCAAATTCAGGAGAAGGATTATCAATTATTCGTTGTTGCCACCTCCATGCGGGAGGAAATTGTTGGAATCTGTGTGGGAAATTATTCGTATATGTTTATACCCTCCAACTGACAGATCTTATTTTTCACTTCATAGCCTGGTGGCAGATGATTTAGGATCCACCCTATGGTCTGGCTTGATGGATGAAGAAATTAGTGCTTTGGGAAGAGAGGTGGAATGTCACATTATTGGAGATCTAGTTGAAGAGATTTTCAAGGATATGCAGTTATAA
- the LOC123227285 gene encoding uncharacterized protein LOC123227285 isoform X3, whose amino-acid sequence MKKLINEEISKQSNPRRSAPSIVARLMGMDVLQVDTKTVEKKNEHAGSKVSKKNGRSSIDHFSFKTDSSRHTKLDSIYHSEDRDADRWSNGENFGRPGPREHPLEEELQKFKEEFVAWQAARFRECSKIADFVSMPRQWPAQENLNGEKMAIYANSQANASEKLVESKSRTLKLSSHDRDGLQHHKHKVESFPIEQKESTPLRRRSKSVDFEQSSMLNYELDTVPSKIVLLKPGPDMIYDHNEPWTSSMGTLEERSSIEDFLKEVKDRLKCELQGKTLRKGSVVRGSGIETPFSEKPSKPKQIVQHTAKHAREKATRDLGMNLLSSESTRSCISEIQFNGPGSPEFINRDTRRFLSERLRNVQREMLSEVPQVVRGRSRSSLLDYRRVGLRQSGDTSKAKNEWNSWEIERNEQEMQTSSFRHGDDNGVLNRELSPRNLIRSLSAPVSGTSFGQLLLEDRHILTGAQIRRKHEAIDNDLVDVRQRKKDRFNFREKVSNFRHIFPLRRMLFGRKIQSMTEFHGTEYNPAKDILSGPTVIMNFSERHVRENSTEVPPSPASVCSSSQEEFWRPVDYLSPISTPDVTLGEEISMTQVFRQINSTLNELRRQLNQLDNRPEDIDVEQDQTESEIIDLDDRAEAYIRDLLVASGFYDGSSDKSLFTWDPLAQPISNSVFEKVEESQRKLAGENEILLKDLIEEKGDRKMLLDLLNEALSKLLGPPVTKSKFRRRIINYSLLPPPCGRKLLESVWEIIRICLYPPTDRSYFSLHSLVADDLGSTLWSGLMDEEISALGREVECHIIGDLVEEIFKDMQL is encoded by the exons atgaagaaattaattaatgaggaAATATCTAAACAATCTAACCCCAGACGAAGTGCCCCTAGCATTGTGGCTAGACTGATGGGGATGGATGTACTTCAAGTAGATACAAAAACAGTCGAAAAGAAGAATGAGCATGCAGGGAGCAAGGTTTCCAAAAAGAATGGAAGGAGCTCAATTGATCATTTCTCTTTTAAAACAGATTCTTCCAGGCATACGAAACTTGACTCCATTTACCATAGTGAAGACAGAGATGCTGATAGATGGAGCAACGGTGAGAATTTTGGAAGGCCAGGACCTCGTGAACATCCACTTGAGGAGGAACTACAGAAGTTCAAGGAAGAATTTGTGGCATGGCAGGCAGCCAGGTTTAGGGAATGTTCAAAGATTGCTGATTTTGTCAGCATGCCAAGACAGTGGCCCGCACAAGAGAACCTTAACGGGGAAAAGATGGCGATTTATGCCAATTCTCAGGCAAATGCAAGTGAGAAGCTTGTAGAATCTAAGAGTCGaacattaaaattatcatcacATGACAGGGATGGTTTACAACATCACAAGCATAAAGTGGAATCCTTCCCAATAGAGCAAAAGGAATCTACTCCtttaagaagaagaagcaaaagtGTAGACTTTGAGCAATCCTCCATGTTAAATTATGAACTGGACACTGTGCCTTCAAAGATAGTACTCTTGAAGCCTGGCCCTGATATGATTTATGACCATAATGAGCCCTGGACTAGTTCCATGGGAACTTTAGAGGAGAGAAGTAGTATAGAAGATTTTCTTAAGGAGGTGAAGGATCGACTAAAATGTGAACTACAGGGTAAAACTCTTAGAAAAGGTTCAGTGGTTAGAGGAAGTGGAATTGAAACCCCTTTCAGTGAAAAGCCATCAAAGCCAAAACAGATTGTCCAGCATACAGCAAAGCATGCCCGAGAGAAGGCTACTAGAGACCTTGGAATGAATCTGCTAAGTTCAGAATCAACAAGATCATGTATAAGTGAAATTCAGTTCAATGGTCCAGGTTCCCCAGAGTTTATCAACAGAGATACCAGGAGATTCCTCTCAGAGAGGCTAAGGAACGTTCAGAGAGAAATGCTTTCAGAGGTTCCCCAAGTTGTTAGAGGCAGATCAAGATCTTCCTTGTTAGATTATAGAAGGGTTGGGCTAAGGCAATCAGGAGACACCTCAAAGGCTAAAAATGAGTGGAATAGTTGGGAAATTGAGAGAAATGAGCAAGAAATGCAAACTAGTTCATTCAGACATGGAGATGACAATGGAGTGCTCAACAGAGAATTGTCTCCTAGAAATCTCATTAGGTCTTTGTCGGCCCCTGTATCGGGAACATCCTTTGGGCAGCTTCTTCTAGAGGACCGTCATATTTTAACTGGTGCCCAAATCAGGAGAAAGCATGAAGCCATTGACAATGATTTAGTGGATGTGAGGCAAAGGAAGAAAGATCGGTTTAATTTCAGAGAAAAAGTTTCCAATTTCAGACACATTTTCCCTCTTAGACGAATGCTGTTTGGCCGGAAGATTCAGTCAATGACAGAATTTCATGGCACTGAATACAATCCTGCAAAAGATATCCTGAGTGGACCAACTGTGATTATGAACTTCAGTGAGAGGCATGTAAGA GAAAACTCCACTGAGGTGCCTCCTAGCCCTGCATCTGTCTGCAGTAGCTCTCAAGAAGAGTTTTGGAGGCCAGTTGATTATCTCAGTCCAATATCAACACCAGATGTGACTCTGGGAGAAGAAATTTCTATGACACAAGTTTTTAGACAGATCAATTCTACTCTGAATG AGCTGCGCAGGCAACTGAATCAACTTGACAACAGACCAGAGGACATAGACGTTGAACAGGATCAAACTGAGTCTGAGATAATTGATTTAGATGATCGGGCAGAAGCCTACATAAGAGATCTGCTTGTTGCATCTGGTTTTTATGATGGCTCATCTGATAAATCTTTATTTACGTGGGATCCGCTTGCACAGCCTATCAGTAATTCAGTTTTCGAAAAGGTGGAAGAATCTCAAAGAAAATTAGcaggagaaaatgaaattctGCTAAAGGATCTTATTGAGGAGAAGGGTGACCGCAAAATGTTACTTGACTTATTGAATGAAGCACTTTCAAAATTACTAGGACCACCCGTGACCAAGTCCAAATTCAGGAGAAGGATTATCAATTATTCGTTGTTGCCACCTCCATGCGGGAGGAAATTGTTGGAATCTGTGTGGGAAATTATTCGTATATGTTTATACCCTCCAACTGACAGATCTTATTTTTCACTTCATAGCCTGGTGGCAGATGATTTAGGATCCACCCTATGGTCTGGCTTGATGGATGAAGAAATTAGTGCTTTGGGAAGAGAGGTGGAATGTCACATTATTGGAGATCTAGTTGAAGAGATTTTCAAGGATATGCAGTTATAA
- the LOC123212925 gene encoding WUSCHEL-related homeobox 13-like: MMKWDNEESLENHQNNNYNKSSNQRDDQNGSSANGAMYVKVMTDEQLETLRKQIAVYATICEQLVEMHKSLSAHQDLAGGRLGSPYFDPLMASTGHKITARQRWTPTPLQLQILERIFDEGNGTPSKQKIKQITSELSQHGKISETNVYHWFQNRRARSKRKQVVASSSANAESEVETEVDSMIEHKAKPENFSSQQNTAPRADDLCFQSPEITTQLHLLSMLSNTRDEHLSGKMGMGGSFNLYEHAEDYN; this comes from the exons atgatgaaatggGATAACGAAGAATCGTTGGAGAATCATcagaataataattataataaaagtagtaACCAGAGAGATGATCAGAATGGAAGCAGTGCTAATGGTGCAATGTATGTGAAGGTTATGACTGATGAACAACTTGAAACTCTCAGGAAACAGATTGCTGTTTACGCTACTATTTGTGAACAGCTTGTTGAAATGCATAAATCCCTCTCTGCCCACCAAGATCTTGCAG GAGGCCGGTTGGGGAGTCCGTATTTTGATCCATTGATGGCATCTACTGGGCACAAGATTACGGCTAGACAAAGGTGGACTCCAACGCCTTTGCAGCTTCAAATTCTGGAGAGAATTTTCGATGAAGGAAATGGAACTCCAAGCAAACAAAAGATCAAACAGATAACCTCTGAGCTCAGCCAGCATGGCAAAATCTCTGAAACAAATGTATACCATTGGTTCCAAAATAGACGTGCTAGATCAAAGAGGAAGCAAGTGGTTGCTAGTTCATCGGCTAATGCTGAATCAGAGGTAGAGACAGAGGTTGATTCAATGATTGAACACAAGGCTAAACCAGAGAACTTTAGCTCCCAACAGAACacagctccaagggctgatgatCTTTGCTTTCAGAGCCCTGAGATAACCACTCAACTCCATCTTTTGAGTATGTTGTCAAATACAA GAGATGAACACCTATCTGGTAAAATGGGAATGGGAGGGAGCTTCAATCTTTATGAGCATGCAGAAGACTATAATTAA
- the LOC123194638 gene encoding uncharacterized protein LOC123194638: MVDENSIVNRRYTYMRECKWPTEAIDIHHVFARRSSAKRFFIYLSVVVVLSNTLFLLLSKSESISVLLSSLIISGFFVKLLLWKPVEKESVIIMPALGVQLETHYLSGRIMRRFFPLGKILRPVLLESVTPTTCYWSLLLVVRDEGELMPVFKELRPPVKMLVPIWKALCATIDDKKGPDTNDGS; this comes from the exons ATGGTGGATGAAAATTCAATTGTTAATCGAAGATATACTTACATGCGTGAATGTAAATGGCCTACTGAAGCCATTGACATACACCATGTTTTTGCCAGAAGAAGCAGTGCAAAGCGTTTCTTCATTTATCTCTCCGTCGTCGTTGTTTTATCAAATACATTGTTTCTTCTTCTATCCAAG AGCGAATCAATTTCTGTTCTTTTATCGAGCTTGATTATAAGTGGATTCTTTGTTAAGCTGTTGCTTTGGAAGCCTGTTGAAAAAG AATCTGTTATAATAATGCCGGCTTTGGGAGTTCAACTTGAAACTCACTATTTAAG TGGAAGAATTATGCGCCGGTTTTTCCCGCTTGGCAAGATTTTGAGACCTGTATTGCTTGAAAGTGTGACTCCAACTACTTGTTACTGGAGCCTATTGTTAGTTGTACGTGACGAAGGAGAGTTGATGCCTGTGTTCAAG GAATTACGTCCTCCAGTAAAGATGTTAGTTCCCATCTGGAAGGCTCTGTGTGCTACCATTGATGATAAAAAAGGACCAGATACAAACGACGGttcatga